A stretch of the Salmo salar chromosome ssa20, Ssal_v3.1, whole genome shotgun sequence genome encodes the following:
- the LOC106580082 gene encoding riboflavin kinase: MKHLPYFCKGEVVRGFGRGSKELGILTANFTDSVVELLPGDISTGIYYGWACVGSGDVHKMVMSIGWNPYYNNAKKSMETHVIHTFKEDFYGQILSVVLVGYIRPERSYDSLDALIAAINNDIEEAKRKLDLPEHLKLKKDNFFRASASSSMTSSNKIVNGHDL, encoded by the exons ATGAAGCATCTTCCGTATTTCTGCAAGGGGGAAGTCGTTCGAGGATTCGGGCGAGGAAGCAAAGAACTAGGGATTCTCACAG CCAACTTCACAGATTCTGTGGTGGAGCTCCTGCCTGGCGACATCAGCACAGGGATCTACTATGGCTGGGCGTGCGTGGGCAGCGGAGACGTCCACAAGATGGTGATGAGCATCGGCTGGAACCCCTACTACAACAACGCCAAGAAATCCATG GAGACTCATGTGATCCACACGTTTAAAGAAGATTTCTATGGACAGATCCTCAGTGTAGTCCTGGTGGGATACATCCGTCCAGAGAGGAGCTATGATTCACTTG ATGCCCTTATAGCAGCGATCAACAATGACATTGAGGAGGCCAAAAGAAAGCTGGACCTCCCAGAACACCTCAAACTCAAAAAGGACAACTTCTTCAGAGCCTCTGCCAGCTCGTCCATGACGTCGTCCAACAAGATCGTGAATGGCCATGACCTCTAA